A window of Candidatus Nanopelagicales bacterium contains these coding sequences:
- a CDS encoding PIG-L family deacetylase, with protein MLEDSEVERVLVVTAHPDDVDFGAGGTIATFTDAGVEVSYCIVTDGDAGGFDPAVPRSEIPTIRRAEQTAAAACCGVTDVRFLGYKDGELAVSHELRRDISRVIRQVRPQRVLIQSPERNWERIYGSHPDHLAAGEAAIQAVYPDSRNPFAHPTLLNDEGLAEWSVPEVWVMSAKAPNRYVDVTESLHRKLAALRSHESQTAHMTELDTMIRGWLTMNATAAGLPEGRLAEAFMVVSTA; from the coding sequence ATGCTCGAGGACAGTGAAGTCGAACGGGTGCTCGTCGTCACCGCGCACCCAGACGACGTGGACTTCGGTGCTGGCGGCACCATCGCAACCTTTACTGACGCGGGGGTGGAAGTCTCCTACTGCATCGTCACCGATGGCGATGCCGGCGGTTTTGACCCGGCGGTACCGCGCAGCGAGATCCCCACGATTCGACGAGCAGAACAGACAGCTGCGGCGGCCTGCTGCGGCGTCACCGATGTTCGGTTCCTCGGGTACAAGGACGGCGAACTGGCGGTCAGCCACGAGTTGCGCCGCGACATCTCCCGCGTCATTCGGCAGGTACGGCCACAGCGGGTGCTCATCCAATCGCCCGAGCGCAACTGGGAACGGATCTACGGTTCGCACCCCGATCACCTCGCCGCCGGCGAAGCCGCGATCCAGGCTGTCTACCCCGACTCGCGCAACCCGTTCGCGCACCCGACGCTGCTCAACGATGAGGGCTTGGCTGAGTGGTCGGTGCCGGAGGTTTGGGTGATGAGTGCCAAGGCGCCAAACCGCTACGTCGACGTCACCGAATCGCTCCATCGCAAGCTGGCAGCGTTGCGCTCCCACGAATCGCAAACCGCCCACATGACCGAACTGGACACAATGATTCGAGGCTGGCTGACGATGAACGCGACCGCTGCTGGCCTGCCGGAAGGGCGCTTGGCCGAGGCGTTCATGGTCGT
- the pcrA gene encoding DNA helicase PcrA, with product MADPLLDDLNERQREAVVHSGTPLLVVAGAGSGKTRVLTRRIGHVVRDRSIAPWEIMAITFTNKAAAEMRERVTELVGSRAGSMQVSTFHSACVRILRREADRLDLPTSFSIYDSADSQRVFAGVIKDLDLDSKRHTPRGLASQVSNLKNELIDPETFASQAVAPQEKVLAQVYRDYQTRLRRSGAVDFDDLIGQTVALFQAFPEAAAYYHQRFRHVLVDEYQDTNHAQYMLVREFAGGSEAAPTAELCVVGDADQSIYGFRGATIRNIEDFERDFPDSQVVMLEQNYRSTQNILTAANAVISRNIERREKRLWTAAGEGAKIVGYVADDEHDEAAFVANEIERLVRTDDRKAADIAVFYRTNAQSRALEEVFIRLGLPYKVVGGLRFYERREVRDAMAYLRALVNPHDDVAIRRILNTPRRGIGDTAQNAVEALAREDRSSFGDALRSIDESSGIAPRSLKSIRAFVQMMDDLRAELDGGLDAGDLIHEILERSGYLALLKDSRDPQDEARVENLAELESVAAEFERDYPDTTVEDFLERVSLVADADEIPDSDGGVVTLMTLHTAKGLEFPAVFLTGMEEGVFPHQRATDRDELEEERRLAYVGVTRAREQLYISRAVMRRQWGAPVNSPPSRFLDELPSELIDWRRDESMVFKRVDAELPSRRMAPGDAYRRRTPNTSWGSAPELVKAAARPGAKSPGNRQIVALSPGDRVLHPRFGMGTVVTTAGADETSEASVDFGGEGVKRLLLRYAPVEKL from the coding sequence GTGGCCGATCCGCTGCTTGACGACTTGAACGAACGCCAGCGCGAGGCGGTCGTTCACTCCGGTACGCCGTTACTCGTGGTTGCCGGTGCTGGCTCCGGCAAGACCAGGGTGTTGACGCGTCGAATCGGGCATGTGGTTCGGGACCGATCTATCGCGCCGTGGGAGATCATGGCAATCACGTTCACCAACAAGGCCGCAGCGGAGATGCGCGAGCGCGTCACCGAACTCGTGGGCTCGCGGGCAGGGTCGATGCAGGTGTCGACGTTCCACTCGGCGTGTGTGCGGATTCTGCGCCGTGAAGCCGACCGCCTCGACCTGCCGACCTCGTTTTCGATCTACGACTCCGCGGATTCGCAGCGGGTATTTGCCGGTGTCATCAAGGACCTTGACTTGGACAGCAAGCGCCACACTCCTAGGGGTTTGGCCTCCCAGGTGTCGAATCTCAAGAACGAACTGATTGATCCAGAGACTTTTGCCAGCCAAGCGGTGGCCCCCCAGGAGAAAGTGCTGGCGCAGGTATACCGCGACTACCAGACTCGGCTGCGGCGCTCCGGTGCGGTGGATTTTGATGACCTGATCGGGCAGACGGTCGCGCTCTTCCAAGCGTTTCCGGAGGCGGCGGCCTACTACCACCAGCGGTTCCGGCACGTACTCGTCGACGAGTACCAGGACACCAATCACGCCCAGTACATGCTGGTCCGGGAGTTCGCTGGCGGATCAGAGGCCGCGCCGACGGCAGAGTTGTGCGTTGTCGGTGATGCAGATCAGTCGATCTACGGATTCCGTGGGGCCACGATCCGGAACATCGAAGATTTTGAGCGGGACTTTCCGGACTCACAGGTCGTCATGCTGGAGCAGAACTACCGTTCCACGCAGAACATCCTCACCGCCGCCAACGCGGTGATTTCGCGCAACATTGAGCGCCGGGAGAAGCGGCTGTGGACTGCGGCCGGCGAGGGCGCGAAGATCGTCGGGTACGTCGCCGATGACGAGCACGATGAGGCAGCGTTCGTCGCGAACGAGATCGAACGGCTCGTCAGGACCGACGATCGAAAAGCTGCCGACATCGCGGTGTTCTATCGAACCAACGCGCAGTCTCGCGCGCTTGAAGAGGTCTTCATCCGCCTCGGGTTGCCCTACAAAGTCGTCGGGGGTCTGCGGTTCTATGAGCGCCGGGAAGTCCGTGACGCGATGGCCTACCTCCGCGCGCTAGTCAACCCGCACGACGACGTCGCGATCCGACGAATCCTCAACACGCCGCGCCGCGGGATCGGTGATACCGCGCAGAACGCCGTGGAGGCGCTGGCTCGGGAGGATCGGTCGTCGTTTGGCGACGCACTGCGGTCGATCGACGAGTCGTCGGGAATCGCCCCTCGGTCGCTCAAGTCGATCCGGGCCTTCGTGCAGATGATGGATGATTTGCGCGCTGAGTTGGACGGTGGCCTCGACGCCGGGGACCTGATCCACGAGATCCTCGAGCGGTCCGGCTACCTGGCGCTGCTCAAGGATTCCCGTGACCCGCAAGACGAGGCGCGGGTCGAGAACCTCGCGGAGTTGGAGTCGGTGGCCGCCGAGTTCGAACGGGACTACCCCGACACGACGGTCGAGGACTTCCTTGAACGGGTATCCCTTGTTGCTGACGCCGATGAGATCCCGGATTCAGATGGCGGGGTCGTCACGTTGATGACCTTGCACACGGCCAAGGGGCTGGAGTTCCCGGCGGTGTTCCTGACCGGTATGGAAGAGGGAGTATTCCCGCATCAACGGGCGACTGATCGCGACGAGTTGGAAGAGGAACGTCGACTGGCCTACGTCGGGGTGACCCGAGCGCGCGAACAGCTCTACATCTCCCGTGCTGTGATGCGTCGGCAATGGGGCGCTCCGGTGAACAGTCCGCCGAGTCGATTCCTCGATGAGCTACCCAGTGAACTCATCGACTGGCGTCGGGACGAGTCGATGGTGTTCAAACGGGTCGACGCCGAATTGCCTAGCCGCAGGATGGCCCCAGGCGACGCCTACCGACGCCGGACACCGAACACGAGCTGGGGATCGGCTCCGGAACTGGTGAAGGCAGCCGCTCGCCCAGGGGCAAAGTCGCCGGGCAATCGCCAGATCGTTGCGCTCAGTCCAGGGGATCGGGTGTTGCACCCGCGGTTTGGGATGGGCACGGTTGTTACCACCGCCGGGGCCGACGAGACATCCGAGGCTTCCGTCGATTTCGGCGGCGAGGGTGTAAAACGACTGCTCCTGCGGTACGCGCCAGTCGAGAAGCTCTAG
- a CDS encoding alpha/beta fold hydrolase gives MSDEPATPTGPMRRARQRARNARILTRKARKAVVSPAGLKGTAIEFAWVATHLAMYPLGLVEEKAREEVLRHNLEGLPPIQRGLIIGDVEAAGTPIIMVHGVIDNHSIFTVLRRSLSRRGFGRVISLNYSPLTDDIRRVARRLAMLVESVCRETGYERVHIVGHSMGGVVARYYVQKLSGDERVHTLVTLGSPHAGTTFARLAPHSIGRQLRPNSDLLAELDEPAADCRTRMIAIWSNLDQVIVPQRNARIVHPDLNARNVFVRGVGHMSLPVDGRVVHEISTALSHLDTDGSTLAAGATSINSSTARKSSPVGASDKPATTAKVAR, from the coding sequence ATGTCCGACGAGCCCGCGACCCCAACGGGGCCGATGCGCAGGGCCAGACAGCGGGCGCGTAACGCACGGATCCTGACCCGCAAAGCGCGCAAGGCCGTAGTGAGCCCCGCCGGGTTGAAGGGCACCGCGATCGAGTTTGCTTGGGTTGCCACCCATTTGGCCATGTACCCACTTGGCCTGGTCGAGGAGAAGGCGCGCGAAGAGGTGCTACGGCACAACTTGGAGGGCCTGCCGCCCATTCAACGCGGCCTCATCATCGGAGACGTGGAAGCCGCCGGAACCCCAATCATCATGGTTCACGGCGTGATCGACAATCACTCAATCTTCACCGTCCTACGCCGCAGCCTGAGCCGCCGAGGATTCGGTCGCGTCATCTCCTTGAACTACTCACCACTGACCGACGACATTCGCCGCGTCGCACGTCGGCTGGCGATGCTCGTCGAATCTGTTTGCCGCGAGACGGGCTACGAGCGCGTCCACATCGTTGGCCACTCCATGGGTGGCGTGGTCGCGCGCTATTACGTCCAGAAACTCAGCGGCGACGAGCGGGTACACACGCTCGTGACACTCGGATCACCGCACGCTGGCACGACCTTCGCGCGGTTGGCTCCCCATTCGATTGGTCGGCAGTTGCGCCCCAACAGCGACCTGCTGGCCGAGCTTGACGAGCCAGCGGCTGACTGCCGCACCCGGATGATCGCGATCTGGTCAAATCTTGACCAGGTCATCGTCCCGCAGCGAAATGCCCGGATCGTTCATCCGGACCTGAATGCTCGCAACGTGTTCGTACGTGGAGTCGGGCACATGTCCCTTCCGGTCGACGGACGGGTCGTACACGAGATTTCCACTGCGTTGTCCCACCTCGACACCGACGGCTCAACCCTCGCCGCTGGCGCCACGTCGATCAACAGCAGCACAGCGCGCAAGAGTTCACCCGTCGGCGCCAGTGACAAGCCCGCCACGACTGCGAAGGTCGCGCGCTAG
- a CDS encoding cobalamin B12-binding domain-containing protein translates to MASSPIRVLVAKPGLDGHDRGAKVVARALRDAGIEVVYTGLHQTPEMIVEAAIQEDVDAIGMSILSGAHMTLFAAVIELLKERDASDIVVFGGGIIPEDDIEPLHELGVAKVFTPGTTTTEIVEWVRSTVGPATAA, encoded by the coding sequence GTGGCGTCCTCACCCATCCGCGTTCTCGTCGCCAAACCGGGCCTCGACGGCCACGATCGCGGTGCCAAAGTTGTCGCCCGAGCACTGCGTGACGCTGGCATCGAAGTGGTGTACACCGGCTTGCACCAGACTCCGGAGATGATCGTCGAGGCAGCCATCCAAGAGGATGTTGACGCGATCGGGATGTCCATCCTGTCCGGCGCGCATATGACCCTCTTCGCGGCAGTTATTGAGCTACTCAAAGAGCGTGACGCCAGCGACATCGTGGTGTTTGGCGGCGGCATCATTCCCGAGGACGACATTGAGCCGCTGCACGAGTTGGGGGTCGCGAAGGTGTTCACCCCGGGCACCACCACCACCGAGATCGTCGAGTGGGTTCGATCAACCGTAGGCCCAGCGACCGCAGCCTAG